A single region of the Ptychodera flava strain L36383 chromosome 9, AS_Pfla_20210202, whole genome shotgun sequence genome encodes:
- the LOC139139690 gene encoding tyrosine-protein kinase receptor Tie-1-like, which yields MAMDITSALQHMEENKFIHRDIACRNVLIMEDYVAKIGDFGLSRDIYETGQYCTDKWSQVHGPLPLKWTAPEFLKLGVYDQKSDIWSYGVLLWEIVSLGETPFTNVAASELVNLLLEGKKLGQPEMCTDRLYNIMLRCWQLELEDRPTPRDLTGALEELSRNDKRFFKVIVPERFELEDW from the exons ATGGCGATGGATATAACGTCAGCATTGCAgcacatggaagaaaacaag ttcattCATCGTGATATTGCTTGTAGAAACGTTCTCATCATGGAAGACTACGTAGCCAAAATTGGTGATTTTGGTTTAAGTCGGGACATTTATGAAACTGGACAGTATTGTACAGACAAATGG TCACAAGTCCATGGTCCTCTGCCATTGAAATGGACTGCGCCGGAATTCCTTAAACTTGGTGTTTACGATCAAAAAAGTGACAT CTGGTCATACGGAGTTTTGCTGTGGGAAATTGTGAGCCTAG GGGAAACGCCGTTTACAAATGTTGCAGCAAGTGAACTGGTCAATTTACTTCTAGAAGGAAAGAAGCTTGGTCAACCAGAAATGTGTACCGACAGATT GTACAACATAATGCTGAGATGTTGGCAGTTAGAACTTGAAGACAGACCAACTCCTAGAGATTTGACCGGTGCATTAGAAGAGCTGTCAAGAAACGATAAG AGATTCTTCAAAGTTATTGTTCCTGAGCGATTTGAACTTGAAGATTGGTGA
- the LOC139141150 gene encoding uncharacterized protein, translated as METFQLSFFILMSFSSQASIVNTSFRTERDRCDTPVEGKFYSARLSEITPIGTVVHTIPTLGSDISDNFFIDGSTNKNERFHVSDNGTVYLSGYLDYDIDQNYTLSVLSYDGNNTIGNGVCVRHTLEVTVLDDSDWPRHFNDSCCACPKAKPRPKDYPFFFEIVIGEDNLPYDNTGVGLWKGRIYIDSTDDCRISIYLMVDGTQLQEIAQLVQGDIPRIPVAFSCAHRGRGHESYGGHLRFHESINSTAKRLQREHWFQARRNDQFFQLDFADEIYRDGLGEPSFSCRGKLPNSNYEYKIAGRISIIGCPEGYYGTECTETCICKNGATCHTLRGSCKCHPGWQGPACDISRSEVRVSNSHVEVYNGDDIVLRAMAYNILLKNSTVTWYRNGSNSFLKDSKHFNIIVDTSLNISRLDISQVQDWFEGTYVCSVTDSSGNQFTATTTLSTKGCHENYYGENCDLPCACENEAICDRHRGCICRAGWMGTYCNEGCLPGWYGNDCASQCICENNSTCDTKDGTCTCKEATCGKYCDSKCECYEEQHFVCEETTGLCRCEGSRFQADSTGYSFDIFLFAVIGIASAAIALFSCLLCLAHPLRRHRQGFKTIVDTEFDSYVEELLSEHPDLDEWILKRKDIKVQKEIGFGEFGRIELAELQRRAGTVTVALKSLMTKLRHCLPISYRDFCHEIACLKKLQGHPNIIYLLGIVVSGDPKYIIVEYAARGDLLNYVRELRNRGITRPEEERLLGMARDITLALQHMEENKFIHRDIACRNVLIMEDYVAKIGDFGLSRDIYETGQYCKDLWSPIHGPLPLKWTPPEFLQGGVYDTKGDIWSYGVLLWEIATLGETPFTNVPTSEMTKFFLDGQRLYQPERCTNSLYNIMLRCWQLKPIARPNARELTNELEELSRLDERFFNDIVPEQFEIEDW; from the exons ATGGAGACTTTCCAATTGTCGTTTTTCATCCTCATGTCTTTCAGTAGTCAGGCCAGCATCGTCAACACTTCTTTTCGTACAG AGCGTGACAGGTGTGACACGCCAGTTGAAGGAAAGTTCTATTCAGCGAGGTTATCAGAG ATAACTCCGATAGGTACAGTTGTCCACACTATACCAACTCTCGGGAGTGATATATCAGATAATTTCTTCATAGACGGTAGTACAAACAAG AATGAGAGGTTTCATGTGAGCGACAATGGTACTGTGTACCTTTCGGGATATCTCGACTATGACATCGATCAAAATTATACGCTGAGTGTCTTATCCTACGATGGAAACAAC ACGATTGGGAATGGTGTATGTGTAAGACACACATTGGAAGTTACTGTTTTAGATGATTCTGATTGGCCGAGACACTTTAATGACAGTTGCTGTGCTTGCCCTAAGGCTAAACCCCGTCCGAAAGACTAC CCCTTCTTTTTTGAAATAGTAATTGGTGAGGATAACTTACCCTATGACAACACTGGAGTTGGTTTATGGAAGGGCAGAATATACATAGATAGTACGGACGACT GTCGCATCAGCATATATCTAATGGTGGATGGTACCCAGCTACAAGAAATAGCGCAGTTAGTCCAGGGTGACATCCCTCGAATCCCCGTTGCCTTCAGCTGTGCACACAGGGGCAGGGGACACGAATCTTATGGCGGACATTTGCGATTTCATGAG TCGATAAATAGCACAGCGAAACGTCTACAAAGGGAACACTGGTTCCAAGCAAGACGAAATGACCAATTCTTTCAACTGGACTTTGCGGATGAAATTTACCGGGATGGACTGGGAGAACCGTCTTTTTCGTGCAGAGGCAAATTGCCCAACAGTAATTATGAGTACAAGATTGCCGGGAGAATTAGTATAATTG GATGTCCGGAGGGTTACTATGGAACAGAGTGTACGGAGACTTGCATTTGTAAAAACGGAGCGACCTGTCATACGCTCAGAGGTTCCTGTAAATGCCATCCTGGTTGGCAGGGACCTGCATGCGATATCA GTCGCAGCGAAGTTCGTGTGAGCAATTCGCATGTTGAAGTCTACAATGGCGATGATATCGTATTGCGGGCCATGGCATACAACATTTTGCTGAAAAATAGCACCGTGACGTGGTACCGTAATGGTTCAAACAGTTTTTTGAAGGATTCCaaacatttcaatatcattGTCGACACAAG tTTAAACATCAGTCGATTGGATATATCACAGGTCCAGGACTGGTTTGAAGGGACATACGTATGTTCTGTAACTGATTCCAGTGGAAATCAGTTTACTGCTACGACAACGCTATCTACAAAGG GTTGCCATGAAAACTACTATggtgaaaattgtgatttacCTTGCGCCTGTGAGAATGAAGCCATATGTGATCGACATCGAGGCTGCATATGTCGAGCAGGTTGGATGGGCACCTATTGCAATGAAG gGTGTTTGCCAGGGTGGTATGGAAATGATTGTGCTTCTCAGTGTATTTGTGAGAACAACTCCACATGTGATACAAAGGATGGCACATGTACTTGTAAGGAAGCGACCTGTGGAAAGTACTGTGACTCGAAATGTGAATGCTACGAAGAACAACATTTCGTCTGTGAAGAGACTACTGGACTTTGCCGTTGTGAGGGAAGTAGATTCCAAGCAG ACTCAACGGGATATTCATTTGACATCTTCTTGTTTGCTGTCATTGGCATTGCTAGCGCTGCAATAGCTTTATTTTCCTGCTTGTTATGTCTTGCCCACCCTTTGAGAAGGCATCGACAGGGGTTCAAAACAATCGTCGATACGGAATTCGACAGCTACGTAGAG GAACTATTGAGTGAACATCCGGATCTGGACGAGTGGATACTCAAACGGAAAGACATAAAGGTGCAGAAGGAGATAGGATTCGGTGAGTTCGGAAGGATAGAATTGGCAGAACTTCAGAGAAGAGCTGGAACTGTAACGGTTGCCTTAAAATCATTGATGACAA AACTACGACACTGTCTTCCGATATCATACCGAGACTTTTGTCATGAGATTGCCTGTTTGAAGAAACTGCAAGGTCACCCAAATATAATTTACCTTCTTGGAATCGTTGTATCTGGCG ACCCGAAGTACATAATTGTCGAGTATGCGGCACGAGGTGACCTACTTAATTATGTACGAGAATTGCGAAACAGAGGTATCACGCGTCCTGAGGAAGAGAGGCTTCTAGGAATGGCAAGGGATATAACGTTAGCTttgcaacacatggaagaaaacaag TTCATTCATCGTGACATTGCTTGTAGAAATGTTCTTATAATGGAAGACTACGTAGCCAAAATTGGTGATTTTGGTTTGAGTCGGGATATCTATGAGACAGGACAATATTGTAAAGACCTCTGG TCACCAATTCATGGTCCGCTTCCCTTGAAATGGACGCCACCGGAGTTCCTGCAGGGTGGAGTGTATGACACAAAGGGTGATAT CTGGTCATATGGAGTCTTGCTGTGGGAAATTGCTACTTTAG GGGAAACGCCGTTTACAAATGTTCCGACGAGTGAAATGACTAAATTCTTCCTCGATGGACAAAGACTTTATCAACCGGAAAGATGCACGAACAGTTT GTACAATATAATGTTGAGATGTTGGCAATTGAAGCCGATTGCAAGACCAAATGCAAGAGAACTGACCAATGAATTGGAAGAGTTGTCAAGACTCGACGAG AGATTCTTCAATGATATTGTTcctgaacaatttgaaatcgAAGACTGGTGA